The Lolium rigidum isolate FL_2022 unplaced genomic scaffold, APGP_CSIRO_Lrig_0.1 contig_8472_1, whole genome shotgun sequence nucleotide sequence CCTATGAGAGACGAGCATGCCTTCGTCCCTAGCGACGAGATGCGAGGTGTGGCAGAGACCCGGCAGGCTAGGGTTCGTTGGTATGCCAGGTCGGGTCACCGTGCGGGAAATACGTACAAATGAACAACTTAAATACAAAGTTTAAACAAGAAACAATTAGATCAGTGGTTAGGTGTGACATGAGAGTGAGAAACCGAATGCTTAACAAGCCAAGCCCCCAACTGCCGTACTTAAGCGAAGCCATTGAGGAAAAAAACAAGCTCTCACGTAGGCGAAACTCCAGGTCCCCAACGGCCGGCCGGTCGAGCACATGCCAAGGCTACACTACACATTGCCCTAGTTAACGCCGTACGTCTTCTTTAATTTCTGTCTAACTGTCGAAGCAAATGGAAAAATAAAATTGTAATGTACTCATACTTACACAagtcgaaggcaatatactcgtcTTGTAGTGGAGAAGTAGTATTATATTACTGAACATCACACGCTAAAGAATTAATCAGATCAAATAAAAAAGTTACTCGAGTGATCGAGTCTTGGGCGTGAGTTTCCTGGCAGCTGGCTGTCACCCTCACCCGCAGCTGCGGCGTCAACGAAACTCTTTTTGACTTGGCGCCTAGCTATAGCCAACTTGCCACGACAAGCGCATTCATCGCCATCTCCGGCTCTCCGCCGTGCTATATAAAGCTACCCCAGCAGCTGTCTATCTCATCAGCTAGCAATAGCAAAGACAGCAGCTAGCGAGACAGGCCTCTCACATCTTTCTCTCCGACGGATAGTTTTACATCGAGACGATGAagcccgccgccgagccggccacCGGCTACCCCGTCGGCGCCTCCCCCGCCGGCGCCTCCCCCATGGGCGGCCGCCAGCTTGGCGAGGCGAGCGCCTGGTCCTCCGGCCTCTTCGACTGCTTCGACGACTGCGGCCTATGTAAGCTCTCCATCTGATCCTCCTCATGTCCATGACACTCCATGGCAATGAACACACCTCTGATACGGAGTACATATGATCTACCCTCTGCGCAGGCTGCATCACTTGGTGCTGCCCCTGCATCACCTTCGGCAAGGTGGCGGAGATCGTGGACCGCGGCGCGACGTCGTGCGGGACCGCCGGAGCGCTCTACGTGCTGCTGGCGTCGCTCACGGGGTGCCAGTTCATCTACTCCTGCACCTACCGCGCCAAGCTGCGCGCCCAGTACGGGCTCCCCGACGCGCCCTGCTGCGACTGCTGCGTCCACTTCTGCTGCGCGCCATGCGCGCTCTGCCAGGAGTACAAGCAGCTCAAGGCCCTCGGCTACGACCCCGACATCGGCTGGCAGCTCAACGCCGAGCGCGGCAACGGCCCCGCCGCCAGAGCGCCAGGCATGCAGCAGATGGGCCGCTGATCGGTCGTGGATCGAGCAAGCTTCATGGTTCTTTTGTGTTTGGTCAACTGTAATAATTTGTCAAGTTTATAAGCCGTTCTTTGGTGCTTCGGTCGTTTATGATTGTACAAAGGCCGGGGAGCTTCGAGCGCAAGTTGCTGTCtaggagtgggaggaggaggacgacgagaacGTGTGTGCGTTAATGTTGCTATGCATTTTCTTCATTGTATAATTGTATTTGGTTGGCTGCCTCAGGCCGGCCGGTGTCTGTTTTTAAATGAAAACAAGAGCTTATTTTCTGCCCAAGCAAAATTGTATCTGCCCTCTCTAATTCATAAACCGTAAGCTTGATGTATCCATCACTTAGCGGCCGTAGCCGCCAACAACACGCCGTCTTCGCAGTCGATGTTGCGGGAACTTTTGGTATGGTTGGCCAGGCCATGCACCTACCGGACATTCATGCACGTACGACCtgctccggcggcggtggcgatccACGGCGGTAATTGGTCAACGAGCCCCAGCTTGCTGGTAGTAATTCTAGCATGTCACGATAAGCACTGGCATTAAACAACTACTATGGTTCTCATAGACTACTCACAATgtgagtatcatagctagtatcatgcaacacatgcatgcaaaaagctgatgtgtcacatcaataaatgaagaaagagatggtagtagtatcatagctagatactgtatcatagcacatagaactagaaaaattaatgccaaACTAATCTTGTACACatttttgcattgagattctacaaatcactaaatataattgacctatgatactactacatgatactatgcattgtgaagatagtatcacacactagtatcatatgcatgatactactatatgatactccccattgtgactagtcatagtgggagtaacttcactagtaactaagtgtccaactcagcaaatttgcttatgtggcagtgagttaatgaggagagaggaggatggagtaacatagctagtactgtaatatcacacttctcaagatacaatgaagtctataagctaattaattgtaatatcccaggtaatggggttacaaaattagaggaaacagatgtgtgcattgcattcatgcatagaaaatctggggaattttcgcgctttaaagtaaaacagtcacgatgaatcgaagtttcacttgaccttggtggaattgaagtagctcatcaagtcaagcgttataaacctcaatgtgactttgttaaaacattgttttgggtagagataatttgatctaaggggttagatcaaatggaactaataatcaacataacaacactttactcaatgatcaactacctgatcttattaaatatcacaacataatATTCCTAGCCATAACATGTGAACATCcatgtaattggaaatcaagtaacaataatggaagaaactattctccacttatcttctccatgtcttaaactaatccttgatcctaccatgaatctcatggtatttattctacttcattcttggaagcaagacaaggagataaactctagaaatatataatcctctctactacatattagtatacatcaaacctagagaagtgagagttctatgttacttattagaggatcaatgataaaccttgaactaAACCTTGAACATACATCcttgtattcaaatcatcatctccagagaaaccctaggatattattgaagacatttcctagagagagaacccatttatgttaaccatagatattggtgaccacatcattatctttggagaataaccttaggttagcatcgaagtcctttccaaatgagagagtccaatcatatcaatcctagctttacctaattaagaataaaggacaacctgtgaactaaaagtattaggagattaaccattacatcttggagtggtgagacaacctagtatcacatggaataataacatatccatgaattgataaagtaaggaggagattaattcaaccaagatagccaagtggagtttagactagatacctattgagatatggtgagtacaccataaactctaggataaaccattcctttataacaaagccccaagctatggtgttacacttaagTAGTTAAGGAAACAATTGAATATGAGGGAAATAACTATCCATACActtgatgattatatcatcattgattaagtagaaccttAATATAATATCTtagacattctcctgggatataaactttagaggcaaccatagtagtcccattcaagaaggtaaattagaagtattataccctagttgatcaagacaatgcttgatcatggaagtgagaaacctatttaatgagagataacttagaagccaaaccttgatcattataaattgggttatgatcctaaaccctaagaacttgagataaggatattaagaacaagtggatcaagcctaatccatgaccacactttggagaaataggagaataatccaaatgctaacacttatatgactAGTAGAtcttattcaccacatgaaatcataggggggatcactagtaagcaaatcCAGAATTATATCTTAAACCTAATTGTGAATCACTTGAGTGGTTCCAATTATaaaaccaggccataattgagattcaaaccaggtGTCACTAGGTAAATAGCctttgaaccctaatggttcattaatcagATTCTATGCTTCAATTGTAAAacaaaagagccacctaatgcttagTCCTTAATTAACTCAGGTGTGGTTAATAACCATTTAACTTTGTAATCAAGATGAACCATGAGggaaacaatacctacttagatactttaaatataataatagtattaccttaataaggggggttatgatagaaactataaaaccctagtacattggagctcacataaaatcatgcgcaattgaccaattcctccaatatgaaatcaagtcctaataataacttccaaaacaattggaaaaggaataaccaactctaattattcaacagggagttatattacaaatgagaaaggaaattaaaatgaatacctaAATTCTTGCCTAATTAAATATTGCAACAAGGCTTACATATAATTATGTTTATGCAAAAACAATACAGTAATACAATGATCCCTGTATTAGTTCTCATGAAATTCCAATTGTCAAATACCTGAAAAACAGAAAAGAGTTAAActatgaattcaaatctgaattcaaatagaaaaaaacaaaatagaaaatcaaatagaaaaagaaaagaggagtaaaggacttaccaggcttacctggccgtgtagcccatggagtagcccaccagcagcccagcagcTGGAGCCCAACACCACTTTACGTTGGCCCAAACCGCAGCCCAACGCTAGCCCAGCACACCGATTCGTGGGGCGTCGTCTTCGTTCTTCCTCCTGCGCATGGACGACACGGCGAAGGCGTGCACCACTTCGCCGGCCACCTCACTGTCGCCGATAAGGACGAGCGCGGACGCCAACGACCACGCCAGAGCTGCCTAcaacctctctcgcgtccaccCCATCCTGTacgccaagattcgcgcccaaaTTGGTGCCGAAGTCACCGTGGCATCGTGACCGCTACCGCCGGCGGGAGAGCGTTGGAGACCACCTCCAGGACTATAAAAACATCGGGAGCATCGTCATTCCCTCCTTGTTCATCTCCACCAGCTCATTTTCCCCCGCACGCTCTCTAGCTCACACCATTCTCATAGTCTGGCCgccggagtcggagaagaagccgacGACTGGAGCCGCCTCGGCAACCGTGCGGTGGTCCAGCGGATGCACCTCGACTAGTAGAGTCTCTGGGTGGAagcacgcatccaggggagcttGGAGGTGTGcgaatttcggcgttccctttcGCCTGGGTTCGCCGGAAATCTTGAGCTTGCCGTCGTCTCCGACCGCAATCGAGGTCGTCGACCATCCAGGGAGCATTCTGGTGAGCAGACGGTTCGATTGAGCCCTTACTCGCTTCCTGTGATGCATCCTAGTTTTATTTAGTCACTTGGCCGGAGCTCGGCGCCGCAGATGATGGTCGCCGGCGATATTCCGGCGAGCCATTCGAGCAACCAACCTCACCATTCGACTCAGCGTGTCGAGGGGGTTCGGGTTGTGGTAGTCGCGCAGCCTGGGGCGccataaatcggcggcgccgccgcacgcgggctcgccggcgtttaaccgccggtggaGTCAAACCCACTGGTCAAACTTGATCAGTCTCCGCTCGCGTGGCAGCCTGCGTGGCACTGGCCCCACTGGTCAGTGTCTGGCGCTCAGGTCTGCCACGGTACCAAaccgttttctttatttttattccGATTCAATAATTCCTGAAACTTTATAAATacatagaaaattcattataactcagaataatgtaaataagatatcaaaatgctcctaaaataaaaatctatccaataaaaatataaaatgaattttatatttttaataaaaattcaattatttaatacttgttatttaagccttatttattaattctaaattcaattaaacttcAATAATTAGGATAACTATCTTAATTAATTAAAAACcaataaagtaaataaagaaaacattaacactAATGTTTTTTTTTAGTGTAACTTATTTAAATCCTTAATAttgggatttaaaccctaattcataattaccttaattattaattgaataaaaataatataatacCAAATTcaacattatttttatttccaagttactaataacttcaattttaaaatgaagttattaatcatagaactatatggtaaatagcaaaccctaattccatatggaatgatattaccagcatatcatttcatgtgaaacccaaatGCAATTAGGAACCCTAAATCCAATACTTGATATGAACCCTAAAATGttcccaaacctaaaaccctaatccaaattggaaccctagttccattattacatgtgaaccctaatttgcttctaacctaaacccggagttagaacaggtgatcatggtactttaattcaaatcttagagccaccattagcaactaaaagacatacctatgtccacataaaatgtagaaccctatcactagcaaattagtactccatgtaggcatacctatccaacctagatgaccaaataggaccaaccctagcttctatacttagaggcaacaactttaaatatccatattcatcatcacaccatggtgatgaaccctaatagtaaccatacctattattttgcactacataccctgttccactaaaccctacaagtacttcataattatgaaccatcctatttaggatccaataattccttacttaggaaatgaaatagcaaacctaaacaacctcaacctaattgatatacttcttattacttaagaagtatgttcttcaaaagttattcttttgaagtaaacaaggaatcatcatcaaccctgcttataaggacctataaaccctagctagctatcaccaacaagatgaaccaatcttgatagcaaccttgtatgaataattgattaggatacctaggcttatccTAACCTTACAAgtcctaggtattgatgaatccaactttgttgggatccatctaatatttactccagcaactccctgaaaccatagtcaaccatagaaacccaacctaattactatacttgttctttatctaagaacatgttcttcaaaagttattcttttgaagtatatgataattaatccttaaccatgccatgtagtactaaaactgactactgttctttacttgttaacattatgccaattatcattctttgtgtgttcAATTGATTATTACGCTTTAATATCTACCTATTTATAATACCAAGTTAATCACACCTgagtaagaaccttgtatgtgaatcactctaaaagtccaacacaccctgaaccaatcattaccactcactaatcctaaatcatcggggttagatcacgcttagagcgattgcatctcatacttatgcattattgcatccttgccaatcttttaaacatcgtccttaccagacgatgatgttatttcagaatttggagttattgcgtatcgaagaccttgtctgcataatcttgtagtcaagaaaggcaagttcatcacttgctcatgtcatttgagtatctttatcaaattacttgcaaagtactatggttatcactattgcataaaaaccaaaaccactattttcataactatgaatatgactatgtggtgggcaatggaaccatggattgtgttgatatggtggaggttccattgcaggggtttatatccatctaggattaaacaacaaatgtcgccgagtgattcttgtgccgtaatacccgtgttaaccataagatgctggagtgggacggagtagtcaaaagtgtttccacctctcgtacatcaacggatgcgcttaccgtagacacttgacccgaggttgggcaagcggtggggtgggcatcccattctaattccccacggtaagtggtctatgatgggttgcagctaccggcgaaggagtttggttaacgagtcccaaactgttgtcgtggtcggggtccatccttaagtggtataagaggaccgacgaggacccagggtcggggtatgcaacaaagggtgggtgtgcgaggtagcggaggaacatgattggctagaccttataccgggcctcacaccaaaggaagtgtggacgggaacatatgcccggttggcaccaaggttaagatctcttatgggtaaagcaacacacctctcgcgagtgtaaagaaccgtgacctgtcactccctgttccgggatatggagctgcgaacgctgccggaaaggagctccatgaagttctagtaaaccggtgaaggccgacggacatagttcttctgaataaaagcaacctcttgaagaaatgattatgaaaacctgcattggtattagactttctggtctaatgccgtagctagtgcattaaacacctctttcctataatgaacttgttgagtacgctcgtactcatcccactctgaaatcccctgcttagatatggaggcatcgaaggaggatctacgagtgcaactcgaagaccgaggagtcaacaactaattcaagagacaggaccctgtcaaagGAGTCGAatacacatccaacaaggagaaaacctagtttagccatagaagggaactagcttcctattcctagctcctacttagctagaatctattcatagcctctatagctagtcaaatactctacaaatagagttcgtgataggattagactacgagtcgttcttctggagtttatttgcagatttacctcattgtaaagtaggaggctgtgatgatcttatgtaacagagtcaatgttgtaattctatagacatgccttggacccgcatatgtttcgttgtaccactgcgagcgatataatactagtggaacggtgtttcattggtgttatatcagacttgcatactacaccatgcagtggtatgccgggtcaccacagttggtatcagagcaaatgctttgaccttaggattaaaaccctttaaaggagacctataggattggtagtgtctataagaAGTTGTCTTAGTTGAACCAAattttcttatgacttgagatggatattcacttgagaataatcctgacacacttgagtcaacatttcctacctatccttcctaagtgaagctagttagctaatcccaaatatgtagcatACATTAAGTCCTTCAAaccatagatgagtagatcacagttggtatacaatacatggtagtccaaagagaggatacaaccataaggaagatatcctattggaagatgtataccaacacatgtcatgattaagtaagagttactcAGACCTGttatagaagtaatatcaagtgataaagataattaagatatcctaataaaaattatagaccaagttaagtaatgagtaagtaaattatccaaacttgtaaaacaactgatagtaagtgataaaaacaagtgatatgaggtagtatagaccatgatgagtca carries:
- the LOC124682323 gene encoding cell number regulator 10-like; its protein translation is MKPAAEPATGYPVGASPAGASPMGGRQLGEASAWSSGLFDCFDDCGLCCITWCCPCITFGKVAEIVDRGATSCGTAGALYVLLASLTGCQFIYSCTYRAKLRAQYGLPDAPCCDCCVHFCCAPCALCQEYKQLKALGYDPDIGWQLNAERGNGPAARAPGMQQMGR